One part of the Sebastes fasciatus isolate fSebFas1 chromosome 8, fSebFas1.pri, whole genome shotgun sequence genome encodes these proteins:
- the dffb gene encoding DNA fragmentation factor subunit beta, producing the protein MFGLFRKTKPVKVRSRDENKKYGVAAKDVKELLKKGCKLLKLPSSGAHVCLYADGTEVTEEFFPTLPDNTELVLLGRDQTWSGVVCDIGQLLNTDRHADGLIEAAKGLLSDEQSPKRRKILTDLLHNLEDRSELESREEDGDWFKGVEARFKTKSAYMKFNCESRIRSYTKELDAAAKTVEKAKVREELLKTSKSLAQMLKTAKYNGCYFDRTEKEPDRLCTPNGWFTCQGSFEQELCRSLHSINPYGSRDSRIVFSTWNLDHRIEKKRAVIPALLDALQNHKSTDINLDYFYGLLFTRENLKLVHIVCHKKGAHNLLCDTKRVFRQASNTDNSKQKVKGRKRRLV; encoded by the exons ATGTTTGGACTCTTCAGGAAAACTAAACCCGTTAAAGTTAGGAGTCGTGATGAAAACAAAAAGTACGGAGTTGCAGCAAAAGATGTGAAGGAGTTGCTTAAAAAAGGCTGCAAGTTATTAAAG TTGCCATCTTCTGGTGcacatgtttgtttgtatgcCGACGGGACAGAAGTGACGGAGGAATTCTTCCCAACTCTGCCAGACAACACTGAACTTGTTCTTCTCGGCAGAGATCAGACATGGAGCGGAG TTGTGTGTGACATCGGTCAGTTACTGAACACAGACCGGCACGCCGACGGCCTCATCGAAGCGGCGAAGGGACTCCTGTCTGATGAGCAGTCTCCTAAAAGGCGTAAAATCCTGACTGACCTGCTGCACAACCTGGAGGACAGATCTGAGctggagagcagagaggaggatggagactGGTTCAAAG GTGTTGAGGCTCGATTCAAGACGAAGTCTGCCTACATGAAGTTCAACTGTGAGAGCAGGATACGGAGCTACACGAAGGAG TTGGACGCTGCCGCTAAAACCGTAGAGAAGGCTAAAGTCAGGGAAGAGCTTCTGAAAACATCAAAAAGCCTGGCACAAATGCTGAAGACGGCAAAGTACAACGGCTGCTACTTTGACAGGACTGAAAAGGAACCAGATCGCCTCTGTACTCCGAATGGATGGTTCACCTGCCAG ggaTCATTTGAGCAGGAATTGTGTCGGTCTCTCCACTCCATAAACCCGTACGGCAGTCGAGACAGTAGGATTGTCTTCAGCACATGGAATCTGGACCACAG GATTGAAAAGAAGAGGGCGGTGATTCCCGCTCTGCTGGACGCTCTACAGAATCACAAGAGCACCGACATTAACCTGGACTACTTCTACGGCCTGCTGTTCACCAGGGAAAACCTGAAGCTGGTTCACATCGTGTGCCACAAGAAAGGAGCTCACAACCTGCTGTGTGACACCAAGAGGGTTTTTAGACAAGCCAGTAACACAGACAACTCAAAACAGAAGGTCAAAGGGAGGAAGAGGCGCTTGGTGTGA
- the c8h1orf174 gene encoding UPF0688 protein C1orf174 homolog: MVHKMPGQHGSLKPRKRKSSSRKATRRRCTKSPKTQPAAESSSVVSGYSKTDGPQERLSRISCECHQSAGRRRCSASPELEGQEGKENELRTRLDLDSCRGNGVRDKQESEDMDCEETSKNIFPDDDSNQILPVEQFFGNLDAVQDFPQRSSATSTCVHREHRRRYYAPEDSDEDEAGLSSMQPDDRGDT; the protein is encoded by the exons ATGGTTCACAAG ATGCCAGGTCAACATGGCAGCTTGAAGCCcagaaagaggaagagcagcTCCAGAAAG GCTACAAGGAGGAGATGTACGAAAAGTCCAAAGACACAGCCAGCAGCAGAGAGCAGTTCAGTAGTCAGTGGTTACAGTAAAACAGACGGTCCTCAGGAGAGACTCTCGCGCATCAGCTGCGAATGCCACCAGTCTGCAGGCAGGAGGAGATGCTCGGCATCACCAGAGCTCGAAGGACAGGAGGGCAAAGAAAACGAACTGAGGACGAGGCTGGACTTGGACAGCTGCAGAGGGAATGGCGTCAGGGACAAACAGGAGTCCGAGGACATGGATTGTGAAGAAACCAGCAAAAACATCTTTCCAGATGACGACAGTAATCAGATTCTGCCTGTGGAGCAGTTCTTTGGAAACTTGGATGCTGTACAG GACTTCCCTCAGAGATCGTCAGCGACTTCTACCTGCGTTCACAGGGAGCACAGGAGACGTTACTACGCACCGGAGGACAGCGATGAAGACGAGGCGGGCCTCAGCAGTATGCAGCCAGACGACAGAGGAGACACTTAG